From the Candidatus Eisenbacteria bacterium genome, the window TGACACCCGGCCGTTTCACGAGTCTCAGATTCTGGACCGCGTCAGCGTACTCCCGCCCGATCCGCTCCAGCGTCACTCCGGGCTCATCGAGATCGAAGATCCGGAACGGGGACAGGCCGGGCAGCTTGGCCTTGAAGGCCGCTACCGACTGGTACTCGTTGACGCGGGGGCTGTTCAGATGCTCCCCCGACCTCATGTATCCGACATGTGTAAGATAGTCGATATCGAACATCCCGGCGTTGATCGCCGCGACGAGACCCCTCCGCTCGCACCACTCCCGGGCGGTGTAGTTGACTGCCGAGTCCTCCTCGCTCGCGCAACAGATCCTCAGCTCCCAAGCTTCGGGATCGACGCGGAGGATCACGATCTCCGACTCTTCGCCCGGCCGTCCGGAGGAGACGGAGAACCGGCCGAGATCGAGCCCCGGTGCGAGGCTCTCCCACGGGCCGTCGGCCGCCCGCGTGAAAGAGGCGAGGGCGGTGACGAGCGCCGAGAAGAGCGCGATGGCGATGAGGTGTCGGAGCGCCGCGGATCCGCTGGGCCTCACGAAGCCGCCTCCGCCGGCCGCCGTCGCAGGAGCTCCGAGATCCGAGCCAGGTGGTGGTCGTCGTGCTCGGCCCCGAACACCATCATGTCGAGGACCCTCATCGGCCGGTCGAGACGCGGATGATGCGCCGTCCTCAAGACTTCGGCCTCGCTCAGCCCCTCGAGCCGGTCGATCAACCTGCTTCTCTCGCGACGAAATCGCGCCAGGATCTGGCCGAGATCGGCGCGGTTGTAGTCGCCTGCCTGCGTCCGCCGGTTCTCCATATCCGCCGGCCTCAACTCCGCTGCCGCTGAGGCATAGTCATCCAGCCGCCCATGCCAGAGATTCTCGACCTCGACCAAATGGCCGATGTTCTCCTGGATCGACCACCGGCAGTCGACGCGCTCGACCATGAAGCGCGGGGAAACGCCGCGGACGCGCTCCTCGACGCGCGCCGGCGTGCCCCGCAGGCGCTCGATGAGGTTGGGGAACATCGACAGTGGCAGATCGAACGCGAAGCCGCGCCCGATCCAGGGCGCCTTATCGATCACTTTCCCCCCTCCTTCCGGCCTTTCCTCTCTCGAGACGCCCCGACCTCCTTCATGATCCTCTCCCCTGTCGTGACGTACGCGAAGCCGAAGGCCAGATTCATGAGACTCGCCAGGTGCATCTCCTCGTCCGCCGTGGCCGTCCCGTCGGCCGGGACGAAGACCCTGTAATCTCGATAGTAAGCGTCTCGGGCGGTCGACTCGCAGCAGAGATTCGTCATCACGCCGCAGATGACGAGATCCTCGATTCTCAATCCTCGAAGAACGGTCTCGAGGTCGGTGTTGTAGAAGGCGGAGTACCTGTGCTTCAAGACGACTCTCTCGCCTCGCTCCGGCGCGATGTCGGCGTGGATCTCGCTCTGCGGGCTTCCCTCGATGCACTTGCCTTCCCACCACCAACCCATCAGCCCCAGGTCGACTCCGCTGCGATCGTGGACATGCCGAGTGTAGATGACGGGCCTCCCGGCTTTGCGAAAGGCCCTGATCAACCCGCGGACGGTCGGAAGAATGGCGAGCCCGCCGCTCGTGAAGGTGGGCGATCCCTTCTCCAGGAAGAAACACTGCATGTCGACGACGAGCAGGGCGCTCTTGCCGGCGCGCAGCTTCATCTTGTGCTGGTTGTAGGGGCGGATCCTCTCTACCCACTGGCGCGTTTTGGCGTCGATGTTCCGCTCCGTGACGTAGGATTCCATGCCGACCTCCCTCTCTCTGCCGCGTTCCCGCTCCTTGACCGCTGTGTCGCATGGACCCCTGGTCCGCCGGCGGTTCCCACTGCAATCCGACAGCCGACGATACCCCCTTCCATGGAAAGAGTCCATGTGGGCGGATGGTTGACAGCTGTGCGGCGGTTC encodes:
- a CDS encoding DinB family protein, which translates into the protein MIDKAPWIGRGFAFDLPLSMFPNLIERLRGTPARVEERVRGVSPRFMVERVDCRWSIQENIGHLVEVENLWHGRLDDYASAAAELRPADMENRRTQAGDYNRADLGQILARFRRERSRLIDRLEGLSEAEVLRTAHHPRLDRPMRVLDMMVFGAEHDDHHLARISELLRRRPAEAAS
- a CDS encoding cysteine hydrolase, producing the protein MESYVTERNIDAKTRQWVERIRPYNQHKMKLRAGKSALLVVDMQCFFLEKGSPTFTSGGLAILPTVRGLIRAFRKAGRPVIYTRHVHDRSGVDLGLMGWWWEGKCIEGSPQSEIHADIAPERGERVVLKHRYSAFYNTDLETVLRGLRIEDLVICGVMTNLCCESTARDAYYRDYRVFVPADGTATADEEMHLASLMNLAFGFAYVTTGERIMKEVGASRERKGRKEGGK